In the Colletotrichum higginsianum IMI 349063 chromosome 7 map unlocalized unitig_7, whole genome shotgun sequence genome, one interval contains:
- a CDS encoding Aldehyde dehydrogenase, whose translation MSVFHPLPLLRLACKPASSKLLSARLPRYLFRDTLSALPRSSIAQRRRLFTSTPHRLRSNPIANMSDLSVELTAPNGVKYTQPTGLFINNEFVKSAKGDTIDSIDPATEEKIASVQAAEAEDIDKAVKAAHAALRHESWKGISATDRGAMMYKLADLIEQHKETLATIEAWDNGKTYNDALEGDLAECVTVIRYYAGWADKTYGQTISTIPQKFAYTIRQPIGVVAQVIPWNYPLSMATWKLGPALACGNTVVLKAAEQTPLSILFLGTLVQQAGFPPGVVNFVNGYGRVAGGALVGHPLVDKVAFTGSTATARAIMGEAAKTLKNITLETGGKSPLLVFGDADLEQAVKWSHMGIMSNQGQICTATSRILVQESVYDDFVPRFLETLRTVSKVGSQWDKDTYQGPQVSKVQYERVLEYIDIGKKEGATLAAGGEPLNIGGKGKGFFVAPTVFTNVTTKMRVWGEEIFGPVVVIASFKTEEDAVALANDSQYGLGAAVFTQNVERAHRVASDIESGMVWINSTQDSDPRVPFGGVKQSGIGRELGEAGLEAYSQIKAVHVNMGTRL comes from the exons ATGAGCGTCTTTCACCCTCTACCGCTGCTGCGGCTCGCCTGCAAACCTGCATCTTCCAAACTACTGAGcgctcgtcttcctcgaTACCTCTTTCGTGATACCCTTTCTGCCCTCCCTCGATCCAGCATCgcccaacgtcgtcgtctcttCACATCTACCCCTCACAGACTTCGATCCAACCCCATCGCCAACATGTCCGACCTCTCCGTCGAGCTGACGGCCCCTAACGGAGTCAAGTACACTCAGCCGACCGGTCTCTTCATCAACAATGAGTTCGTCAAGTCTGCCAAGGGCGATACAATCGACTCGATAGACCCTGC CACTGAGGAGAAGATTGCGTCCGTCCAAGCTGCAGAGGCGGAAGACATTgacaaggccgtcaaggctGCGCACGCTGCTCTGAGACACGAGTCCTGGAAGGGGATTTCGGCGACGGATCGCGGCGCCATGATGTACAAGCTGGCCGACCTGATCGAGCAGCACAAGGAGACCCTCGCGACCATTGAGGCCTGGGACAACG GCAAGACATAcaacgacgccctcgagggtGACCTGGCAGAGTGCGTCACCGTCATCCGCTACTACGCCGGCTGGGCCGACAAGACCTACGGCCAGACCATCAGCACCATCCCTCAGAAGTTTGCCTACACGATCCGCCAGCCCATCGGCGTGGTCGCGCAAGT GATCCCTTGGAATTACCCGTTGTCCATGGCAACCTGGAAACTCGGGCCGGCGCTCGCCTGCGGCAACACCGTCGTGCTCAAAGCCGCCGAGCAGACGCCCCTCAGCATCCTGTTCCTCGGCACGCTCGTCCAGCAGGCCGGCTTCCCGCCCGGCGTGGTCAACTTCGTCAACGGCTACGGCcgcgtcgcgggcggcgccctcgtGGGCCACCCCCTGGTCGACAAGGTCGCCTTCACCGGcagtacggcgacggcccgGGCCATCAtgggcgaggcggccaagACGCTCAAGAACATCACCCTCGAGACCGGCGGCAAGTCGCCGCTGCTCGTCTTTGGCGACGCGGAcctcgagcaggccgtcAAGTGGTCGCACATGGGCATCATGTCGAACCAGGGCCAGATCTGCACGGCCACGTCGCGGATCCTGGTCCAGGAGTCCGTGTACGACGACTTCGTCCCCCGGTTCCTCGAGACGCTCAGGACCGTCAGCAAGGTCGGCAGCCAGTGGGACAAGGACACGTACCAGGGGCCCCAGGTGTCCAAGGTCCAGTACGAGCGCGTGCTGGAGTACATCGACATCgggaagaaggaaggggCCAcgctcgcggccggcggcgagcccCTGAAcatcggcggcaagggcaaggggTTCTTCGTCGCGCCCACCGTCTTCACCAACGTCACCACCAAAATGCGCGTGTGGGGCGAGGAGATcttcggccccgtcgtcgtcatcgccagcttcaagaccgaggaggacgccgtcgcgctGGCCAACGACAGCCAGtacggcctcggcgccgccgtcttcacgCAGAACGTCGAGCGCGCCCACCGCGTGGCGTCCGACATCGAGTCCGGCATGGTGTGGATCAACAGCACCCAGGACAGCGACCCCCGCGTGCCCTTTGGCGGCGTCAAGCAGAGCGGCATCGGCAgggagctgggcgaggccggcctAGAGGCCTACAGCCAGATCAAGGCTGTCCACGTCAACATGGGCACGAGGTTGTAG
- a CDS encoding Hexose carrier protein: MGQLTTVFSAVFLAIGGFLFGYDSGIITSTIALPTFEDYFSHPSDTVAGGIVSAFQGGAILGTIINMLFANKMGRRHTIFVGSVVSCLGSALQAGAVNMAMLIIGRFIGGVAVGMITSTIPMYASELSEAKYRGTLSGLLQWMLSLGFLVAQWLGYGCSFSNTQFSWRFPLAFQAVPGIILVAGVYFLQESPRWLMERDRHEDARRSLGKLRSGLGEEIIDLEFREIRDVILADRALGDITWKSIVTKPSWRKRLILGCGVQALGPLSGINVINYYGPRIYEILGINTQTSLMIIGISGALSIVYCTIGLWLLDRIGRVKPLIVSAAGMSAALLVNAVQAQYLNENNANQLRSMVAMNFVFSLFYTPLGIISWVYPAEIFPVEVRALGNAITTFTNWTVNLIFAQISPEALTAIGFRYFYVFFVFNLVGMLCYIFFYPETKGRTLEQMDELFGDQLVPHAMQDSVGAAAAVSKDEKMVEQLDHV; encoded by the exons ATGGGTCAGCTAACGACGGTgttctcggccgtcttcctgGCCATAGGAGGTTTCCTCTTCGGCTATGACTCCGGCATCATCACCTCCACGATCGCTCTCCCCACATTCGAGGACTACTTCAGCCACCCGTCCGATACCGTGGCTGGCGGCATCGTGTCGGCCTTCCAAGGCGGTGCCATCCTCggcaccatcatcaacatgTTGTTTGCCAACAAGATGGGTCGTCGGCACACCATCTTCGTCGGGTCCGTCGTCTCGTGTCTCGGGTCGGCTCTGCAAGCCGGCGCAGTCAACATGGCCATGCTGATCATCGGGCGCTTCATCGGCGGTGTGGCCGTCGGAATGATCACCTCGACGATTCCGATGTACGCCTCGGAGTTGTCCGAAGCCAAATACCGCGGCACGCTGTCGGGTCTGCTGCAATGGATGTTGAGCTTGGGATTCCTCGTTGCCCAATGGCTGGGTTACGGATGCTCCTTTTCCAACACCCAGTTCTCCT GGCGCTTCCCCCTCGCTTTCCAGGCCGTTCCCGGTATCATCCTTGTCGCCGGTGTGTACTTCCTCCAAGAATCCCCTCGATGGCTCATGGAAAGAGACCGTCACGAAGATGCCCGTCGTTCCCTCGGCAAACTACGAAGCGGCCTGGGCGAAGAAATCATCGACCTTGAATTCCGCGAAATCCGCGacgtcatcctcgccgaccgCGCCCTTGGGGACATAACCTGGAAGTCCATCGTCACGAAGCCATCATGGCGCAAACGTCTTATTCTGGGCTGTGGCGTCCAGGCCCTGGGGCCTCTAAGCGGCATCAACGTCATCAACTACTACGGTCCCCGAATCTACGAGATCCTGGGCATCAACACCCAAACATCGCTCATGATCATCGGGATCAGTGGGGCCTTGTCCATCGTGTACTGCACTATTGGGCTGTGGCTCTTGGACCGCATCGGTCGTGTCAAGCCCCTGATCGTCTCTGCAGCCGGCATGAGCGCGGCCCTGTTGGTCAACGCTGTCCAGGCCCAGTACCTGAATGAAAACAACGCCAACCAGTTGCGGAGCATGGTGGCCATGAACTTCGTCTTCAGCTTGTTCTACACCCCTCTCGGCATCATCAGCTGGGTGTATCCCGCCGAGATTTTCCCTGTCGAAGTCAGAGCGCTTGGGAACGCAATCACCACCTTCACTAACTGGACCGTCAACCTCATCTTCGCCCAGATCTCCCCAGAGGCATTGACTGCCATTGGGTTCCGGTACTTTtacgtcttcttcgtcttcaacCTGGTCGGGATGCTGTGCTACATATTCTTCTACCCGGAGACCAAGGGACGGACTCTCGAGCAGATGGATGAGCTTTTCGGTGACCAGTTGGTACCCCACGCTATGCAGGACTCAGTCGGCGCTGCGGCGGCTGTGTCGAAGGATGAGAAGATGGTGGAGCAACTGGACCATGTCTAG